The DNA sequence TCCCCGGGATCGCCGGCATCGTGCTTACCGTGGGCATGGCGGTGGACGCCAACGTGCTGATCTTCGAGCGCATCCGCGAGGAACTGCGCAACGGCAATTCGCCGCAGGCGAGCATCCGGGCCGGCTACGAGAAAGCGCTGGTGACGATTGCCGACGCCAACATCACCACGCTCATCGCGGCGATCGTGCTGTTTACCTTCGGCACCGGACCGATCAAGGGTTTCGCGATCACGCTGTCGCTGGGCATCCTGATGTCCATGTTCACCGCCATCGTGGGAACCCGGGCGGTGGTCAATCTCGTTTACGGCAGGCGGCGCCTGAGCAGGCTGGCGGTGTAACGATGGAATTGCTGCGCCTCCGCCGCGAAATCGACTTTTTCGGCCAACGCCGGATCGCCACCATCCTGTCCGTGGTCCTGGTGCTCGTTTCGTTGGGTTCCCTGGCTACGCGGCAGCTCAACCTGGGCATCGATTTCACCGGCGGCGTCCTGCTGGAAGTCGGCTACCAGGCGGACGCCGATCTCGGAGACATTCGGTCCGACCTGGCGGCGGCCGGTTACGCCGACGCCCAAGTACAGAACTTCGGCGCGGCCCGCGACGTGCTGATTCGGATTCCGCCGCGCGGGAACGTCGATGAGAAGGGCGTGGGCGAGGAGTTGCTCGGCGTGCTGCGCGCCGGCGGCGAGCAGGTGGACCTGCGACGCGTCGAATTCGTTGGGCCTCAGGTTGGCCAGGAACTGACCGAGCGCGGAGGCCTGGCGGTTCTTTTCGCCCTGCTGATGATCCTGCTTTACGTGATGTTCCGCTTCCAGTGGAAATTCGCCGTCGGTTCGGTGGCGGCGCTGGCGCATGACGTAATCATCATCCTCGGCATCTTCTCCGTGTTCCAGCTGCCGTTCGATCTGACCATCCTGGCGGCGGCGCTGGCCGTGATCGGCTATTCCCTCAACGACACGATCGTGGTGTTCGACCGCATACGCGAAAACTTCCGCAGGATCCGCACGAGCGACGCGCAATCCGTGATGAACACTTCCGTCAACCAGATGCTCGGCCGCACCGTCATCACCAGCCTGACCACGCTGCTGGTTCTCATTGCGTTGTTCCTGTTCGGAGGGGAGGCCCTGAAAGGGTTCTCGTCGGCCCTGATCATCGGCGTCGTGGTGGGAACCTATTCATCCATCTACGTCGCGGGAAATACCGCGCTGGCGCTCAAGGTGAGCACGGTGGACCTGTTGCCGCCGAAGAAGGAAACCGCCAACGACGGCGCCGTGACCTAACTGTTATCCGAAGGATTTGTCGAACAGCTTTCTGAGCTCCGCATAAACCTTGGGCGTGCCCGCCAGCACATGGCCCGTCTCCATGCAGTCGGTGTCCGGTTCCAGTCCCGAAATCCAGCCTCCGGCCTCCTCGATCAGCAGGGCCCCGGCCGCGATGTCCCAGGGCTTGAGCCCGAATTCCCAGAAGCCGTCCAGGCGCCCCGCCGCAACATAGGCCAGGTCCAGCGCCGCCGCGCCGGGACGCCGCACTCCGGACGTGTGGCGCATCACCTGCCGCAGCATGCGCATATAGACGTCCACCCATTGCAGGTTGCGGCGATAGGGGAATCCGGTTCCGATCAGGCTTCCGGACAGGGTCTCCTGGCGGCTGGCCCGGATCCGCCGCTCGTTCATCCGCGCTCCTCCTCCGCGCGTGCAGGTGAACATTTCCTGCCGCATCGGATCGTAAATCACGCCGAGCTGCAGTTCGCTTCTTCGGCGCAATGCCAGGGACACGCAGAAAACCGGGAAGCGATGGATGTAGTTGGTCGTGCCGTCGAGCGGGTCGATGATCCACTCGTACTCGCTGGTACCGCTGGCGCCGCCCTCTTCGCCGAGAAAGGCGTGGTCGGGGTAGCCGGTGCGAATGTGCTCGACGATGATCCGTTCGGCGGCCTCATCGACCTCCGTCACGAGTTCGTTCGGGCTCTTGCTGCGCACCGTCAGCTGCTCGATCCGGTCGGCGTAGCGCAGGGCCATGTCGCCGGCCCGCCGGGCGGCGGCCGTCGCGGTGTTGAGCAGGGGCATCATCGTGCAGTACCGGGAACGGTCAGGAGGGATTGTCGTTCAGCGACACGAAGCCGCGCCGGGCGGAATCGGCGGGTGCGGCTGAACGGCGGTTCGGGCGTGTCAGGCGGTAGCGGCAATCGGTGGGCCGGCCAGGGGAGCGTGCAGGTCGTTCGAGGCAATAGCCGACAGTTCCTGGTAATGGTCCAGCTCCATCGGGAATTCCTCCAGCGAATGCGGATGCCACATACGCCGCGGAAGGTTGTCCAGGTCACCGCCATATACGTGCAGCGCGATGGCCGGCTCATCCGTCGCACATTCCGCCACGTGGATCGTATCCTCCTGCATCCGGAAGATAGAACCGGGCTTGAGCAGGACTTCTCCGGTCTTTTCCAGCCCATGCCGGCCGCATCGGCGGTACACAATGTTGCGCTCGCTTCCGCTGAGCATCAGTATCGCCGCCCAGGTCGAGTGATCGTGCGGCGGGGTGCGGAGGCCGGGGCAGAAACAGATGCGCATCATCAGCAGGTCGGGGGACCGGTAGAAGATCTGCCGGTCGGGTGTGTCGTCGGCTTCGCTGCAGCCGCAGAAATCCAGCGCATCGTAAACGTCGTCGAGCCGGTCACGCAGTCCCGTCAGCATGCCGTGCATGGCGGCGCCGGGATTTGGTTCGCTCGCGGCCCTGGCGCCGCGCTCTACGAGATCAAATACCTGCAAGCTGAATCTCCCCGCGTTTTCCTGTCTCCGTGGCCCTATTCTAATGCGATCCTGTTGGTATCCTACCGCCCCATTAACCGGCCGTATTGAACCGATAAGCCTGATGCCTCCCGCCGCGCCGATCTACATGGACTACGCCGCTTCCGCGCCGGTGGATCCGCGCGTGGCCGAGCGCATGAGCGCGCTGCTCCTGGCCGGGCCTCACGCCAACCCTTCCGCCCGGCACGAGGGCGGAATCGAGGCCGGAAAGCTGATCGCCGAATCGGCGGCGCAAGTGGGCGCCCTGGTGGGGCTGTCGGGCGAGGAGGTCATCTTCACCTCGGGCGCGACCGAGTCCATCGGACTGGGGGTGATCGGTGCGGCCCGCTATCGATCGCGGCAGGGGCGCCACGTCATCACCGGCCTGAGCGAGCATCCGGCAGGACTCAAATCCTGCCTGGCCTTGCGGAACGAAGGTTTCGAGGTGACTTGCCTCGAACCCGATTCGCGGGGGGTGGTGACCAGTGAGGCACTCCGTTCCGCGCTGCGGCCCGACACCGTGCTCGTGTCGCTGATGCACGTGAACAACGAAATCGGCGTCGTTCAGGACGTTGCCGAATTCGGCAGGCTTTGCGCGGAACATGGCGCCTGGCTGCACGTCGACGCGGCGCAGAGCGCCGGCAAGCTTCCCCTGAATATGCGCCGGCAGCGCATCGACCTGCTGTCGCTTACGGCGCACAAGATGTACGGACCGAAAGGCGCGGGGGCCCTGTGCATCAACCGCGATCGGATTCCGCGCATCGAGCCGCTGCTTTTCGGCGGCGGGCAGCAGCGCTCGTTGCGTCCAGGCACCCTGCCGACGCACCAGGTCGCGGGGCTGGGCGCCGCCTGCGAGATAGCCGGCAGGGACATGGAGGCGGAGGGCGTGCGGGTAAGCGCCCTGAGCGAGCGGCTATGGCAGGGCCTGAGTAAAGCCGGAGGCGTAATGCTGAACGGCGCGGGCGCGGATCTGGCGCCCGGGATCCTCAGCGTCAGCGTGGAGGACGTGGAAGGCAGCAGCCTGGTGGACGCGCTTGAGGGCATTGTTTTCTCGTTGGGTTCGGCCTGTTCCAGGGCGCAGGATGAGCCGTCCGCCGTCCTGCGCTGCCTTGGCCGATCCCCGCTTCTGGCCGGCAGCACGATCCGCTTCAGCGTGGGACGCTTCAGCACGGAACAGGAAATCGACCGGGTGAGCGGGATATTTCAAAGAGCAGTTGCCTCATTGCGCGCCCTGTCGGACGAGCAACCAGCCTTGGGAGAAGGTCCGGGATGCATCACCCGGGGTGAAGCCGGGCGGCGCAACGCCGGCGACTGGATACGCCTGGAAGCGCGCTGGAACCGTGACGAGGTGGTCGAGACCGCATTTCGCGTGTTGGGCCCTCCGATACTGGCGGCCGCCGCGCGTAACGGCGCCGCGGCGCTGAAATCGTCCGGCCGGCGATTGGCTGTGGACGAATGGACCGCGCGGCTGAACGAGGAGCTCAAGCCGCCGCCCGAGGCGCGCTCGCTGCTGCTATGCGCCCGCGACGCCTTGCAAGCCTGCCTGCGGGGCGAGGATAATTGATAGCCTGGATTGACCGTGAGGTAAACGCATGAGTTTGCGCCTTACATCCCGCGCCGAAGCCAGGGTGCTGGAATACCTGCAACGCCGCGGCAGCGGCCTGGGCCTTCGCGTGGGCGTAACGGAGACGGGCTGCTCCGGCTATTCATATGTGCTGGATTACGCCGATGAGGTGGGAAGCGACGACGTGGTGTTGCGCCAGAACGACCTGAACATCGTCGTGTCGCGCGAGAGCCTGCCGCTGCTGGAAGGGACCGAGGTGGACTTCGTGCAGAAGGACCTGAACGAGCAGTTCGTCTTTACCAACCCGAACGCGACCGGCGAATGCGGCTGCGGAGAAAGCTTCACCGTATGAGCCAGCGAACCCTTTCGATCATCAAGCCGGACGGCGTTGCGCGCGGCCTGGTCGGAGAGATATACAAGCGGTTCGCGGACGCGGGGCTCAAGATCATAGCCGCGCGAATGCTGCACCTGGACGACCAGCAGGCCCGCGATTTCTACCGCGTGCATTGCGAACGCCCGTTCTACGACGACCTGGTGGCCTACATGACCTCCGGCCCGATCATGGTCCAGGTCCTGGAAGGCGAAGATGCGATTGACCGCAACCGCGAATTGATGGGCGCCACCAATCCG is a window from the Gammaproteobacteria bacterium genome containing:
- the secF gene encoding protein translocase subunit SecF encodes the protein MELLRLRREIDFFGQRRIATILSVVLVLVSLGSLATRQLNLGIDFTGGVLLEVGYQADADLGDIRSDLAAAGYADAQVQNFGAARDVLIRIPPRGNVDEKGVGEELLGVLRAGGEQVDLRRVEFVGPQVGQELTERGGLAVLFALLMILLYVMFRFQWKFAVGSVAALAHDVIIILGIFSVFQLPFDLTILAAALAVIGYSLNDTIVVFDRIRENFRRIRTSDAQSVMNTSVNQMLGRTVITSLTTLLVLIALFLFGGEALKGFSSALIIGVVVGTYSSIYVAGNTALALKVSTVDLLPPKKETANDGAVT
- a CDS encoding inositol monophosphatase, translated to MMPLLNTATAAARRAGDMALRYADRIEQLTVRSKSPNELVTEVDEAAERIIVEHIRTGYPDHAFLGEEGGASGTSEYEWIIDPLDGTTNYIHRFPVFCVSLALRRRSELQLGVIYDPMRQEMFTCTRGGGARMNERRIRASRQETLSGSLIGTGFPYRRNLQWVDVYMRMLRQVMRHTSGVRRPGAAALDLAYVAAGRLDGFWEFGLKPWDIAAGALLIEEAGGWISGLEPDTDCMETGHVLAGTPKVYAELRKLFDKSFG
- a CDS encoding cysteine desulfurase, translating into MPPAAPIYMDYAASAPVDPRVAERMSALLLAGPHANPSARHEGGIEAGKLIAESAAQVGALVGLSGEEVIFTSGATESIGLGVIGAARYRSRQGRHVITGLSEHPAGLKSCLALRNEGFEVTCLEPDSRGVVTSEALRSALRPDTVLVSLMHVNNEIGVVQDVAEFGRLCAEHGAWLHVDAAQSAGKLPLNMRRQRIDLLSLTAHKMYGPKGAGALCINRDRIPRIEPLLFGGGQQRSLRPGTLPTHQVAGLGAACEIAGRDMEAEGVRVSALSERLWQGLSKAGGVMLNGAGADLAPGILSVSVEDVEGSSLVDALEGIVFSLGSACSRAQDEPSAVLRCLGRSPLLAGSTIRFSVGRFSTEQEIDRVSGIFQRAVASLRALSDEQPALGEGPGCITRGEAGRRNAGDWIRLEARWNRDEVVETAFRVLGPPILAAAARNGAAALKSSGRRLAVDEWTARLNEELKPPPEARSLLLCARDALQACLRGEDN
- a CDS encoding iron-sulfur cluster assembly accessory protein, whose product is MSLRLTSRAEARVLEYLQRRGSGLGLRVGVTETGCSGYSYVLDYADEVGSDDVVLRQNDLNIVVSRESLPLLEGTEVDFVQKDLNEQFVFTNPNATGECGCGESFTV
- a CDS encoding nucleoside-diphosphate kinase produces the protein MSQRTLSIIKPDGVARGLVGEIYKRFADAGLKIIAARMLHLDDQQARDFYRVHCERPFYDDLVAYMTSGPIMVQVLEGEDAIDRNRELMGATNPADADRGTVRADFGESVERNVVHGSDGPGTAGEEIDFFFRRAELHPH